In Phyllostomus discolor isolate MPI-MPIP mPhyDis1 chromosome 3, mPhyDis1.pri.v3, whole genome shotgun sequence, a single genomic region encodes these proteins:
- the SETD9 gene encoding SET domain-containing protein 9 isoform X2 yields MPGALLQGLGKWWRRYKYRFVPWIALNLGRNPRTLRYVPVELKDKIISDEYVLETLLRLFRALFINDFYKQSDVLTVLPEPVQSQYHDLLSVRHPRGSPPEYRHHGSHIVKPEEILYETLGFSVACTTSSLVSAGRGVFVSRGSAPKGTVVSMYPGTVYQKYEPIFFQSIGNPFIFRCLDGILIDGNNRGISRVVYRSCTGRDRLGPLQTSDCTWLTADAQNPLAVGQYVNNCSNERAANVCYQELDVPTAFPVELKQYLPNVAYGCGQPSPLRCVVLVALRDIGQGEELLSNYYTVVG; encoded by the exons ATGCCGGGCGCtctgctgcagggcctggggaagTGGTGGCGCCGCTACAAGTACCGCTTCGTACCTTGGATCGCGCTGAACTTAGGCCGCAACCCCAG GACCCTCCGGTATGTTCCAGTGGAACTGAAAGACAAAATTATCTCCGATGAATACGTCCTAGAAACATTACTGAGACTCTTCCGGGCTCTGTTCATCAACGATTTCTATAAACAATCAGACGTCCTGACTGTGCTGCCAGAGCCTGTTCAATCACAATATCACGACCTCCTGTCAGTCCGGCATCCAAGGGGGAGCCCGCCTGAATACAGACATCACGGGAGTCACATCGTTAAACCAGAAGAAATTCTGTACGAGACGCTGGGTTTCAGTGTTGCCTGCACAACCAGCTCCTTGGTCTCTGCCGGAAGAGGGGTCTTTGTTTCCAGAGGATCGGCACCAAAGGGCACAGTTGTATCCATGTACCCTG GTACAGTGTATCAGAAATACGAGCCAATCTTCTTCCAGTCTATTGGGAACCCATTCATTTTCAGATGCTTGGACGGCATACTCATTGATGGGAATAACAGAGGAATATCAAGAGTCGTGTACAG ATCTTGCACGGGAAGGGACCGCCTCGGCCCGCTGCAGACAAGCGACTGCACCTGGCTGACGGCGGATGCGCAGAATCCGCTGGCGGTGGGGCAGTACGTCAACAACTGTTCCAACG AAAGGGCCGCCAACGTCTGCTACCAGGAGCTGGACGTGCCCACGGCCTTCCCGGTGGAGCTGAAGCAGTACCTCCCGAATGTCGCCTATGGCTGCGGCCAGCCCAG CCCCCTGCGGTGTGTGGTCCTGGTCGCGCTGAGGGACATCGGGCAGGGAGAGGAGCTTCTCTCCAACTACTACACGGTCGTCGGCTGA
- the SETD9 gene encoding SET domain-containing protein 9 isoform X1: MPGALLQGLGKWWRRYKYRFVPWIALNLGRNPRTLRYVPVELKDKIISDEYVLETLLRLFRALFINDFYKQSDVLTVLPEPVQSQYHDLLSVRHPRGSPPEYRHHGSHIVKPEEILYETLGFSVACTTSSLVSAGRGVFVSRGSAPKGTVVSMYPGTVYQKYEPIFFQSIGNPFIFRCLDGILIDGNNRGISRVVYRSCTGRDRLGPLQTSDCTWLTADAQNPLAVGQYVNNCSNGPPTSATRSWTCPRPSRWS; the protein is encoded by the exons ATGCCGGGCGCtctgctgcagggcctggggaagTGGTGGCGCCGCTACAAGTACCGCTTCGTACCTTGGATCGCGCTGAACTTAGGCCGCAACCCCAG GACCCTCCGGTATGTTCCAGTGGAACTGAAAGACAAAATTATCTCCGATGAATACGTCCTAGAAACATTACTGAGACTCTTCCGGGCTCTGTTCATCAACGATTTCTATAAACAATCAGACGTCCTGACTGTGCTGCCAGAGCCTGTTCAATCACAATATCACGACCTCCTGTCAGTCCGGCATCCAAGGGGGAGCCCGCCTGAATACAGACATCACGGGAGTCACATCGTTAAACCAGAAGAAATTCTGTACGAGACGCTGGGTTTCAGTGTTGCCTGCACAACCAGCTCCTTGGTCTCTGCCGGAAGAGGGGTCTTTGTTTCCAGAGGATCGGCACCAAAGGGCACAGTTGTATCCATGTACCCTG GTACAGTGTATCAGAAATACGAGCCAATCTTCTTCCAGTCTATTGGGAACCCATTCATTTTCAGATGCTTGGACGGCATACTCATTGATGGGAATAACAGAGGAATATCAAGAGTCGTGTACAG ATCTTGCACGGGAAGGGACCGCCTCGGCCCGCTGCAGACAAGCGACTGCACCTGGCTGACGGCGGATGCGCAGAATCCGCTGGCGGTGGGGCAGTACGTCAACAACTGTTCCAACG GGCCGCCAACGTCTGCTACCAGGAGCTGGACGTGCCCACGGCCTTCCCGGTGGAGCTGA
- the LOC118499402 gene encoding protein GVQW3-like, whose protein sequence is MTERVEQRVCIKFCVKLEHSSAETVRIIQKVFGDDAMSAAQIKVWHKRFKDGRESVESDPRSGRPATSRTPENVERVRAAVSQGRRRTVRELEADLGIPKTTVSQILTQDLGLKRVTGKFIPQLLLPEQKERRAAVASDLVQTTSKEPDFLKKVVTGDESSVCTCDPETKTQSPQWKAPGAPRLKKARQGRKLKSMLTVF, encoded by the coding sequence atgactgagcgagtggAGCAacgagtctgcatcaaattttgcgttaagctcgAACACTCGTCCGCGGAGACTGTTCGGATCATTCAGAAGGTTTTCGGGGACGACGCGATGAGCGCagcgcaaataaaagtgtggcacaaacgctTCAAAGACGGTCGAGAATCCGTGGAGAGCGACCcgcgttctggaaggcctgccaCCAGCCGGACCCCTGAGAACGTGGAGCGTGTGCGGGCTGCCGTCAGCCAAGGCCGGCGACGGACGGTGCGGGAACTGGAAGCTGACCTGGGGATTCCCAAAACTACCGTGTCccagattttgacacaggatcttggcctGAAACGTGTCACAGGGAAATTCATCCCTCAGCTTCTgctgccagagcagaaggaacgCCGTGCCGCAGTTGCTAGTGACTTGGTTCAAACCACTAGCAAGGAGCccgatttcctcaagaaggtcgtAACCGGAGATGAATCCTCGGTCTGCACCTGTGACCCAGAAACAAAGACCCAGTCACCCCAATGGAAGGCACCCGGTGCCCCACGCCTGAAGAAGGCACGGCAAGGCCGCAAGCTCAAGAGCATGTTAACTGTTTTTTGA